Proteins encoded by one window of Ignavibacteriota bacterium:
- a CDS encoding histone H1 has protein sequence MSDKYTQIVEFVKNMQADVEKFYVKGQSAAGTRVRKALSELKKMSQDMRNEVQEKKLEKKA, from the coding sequence ATGAGCGATAAGTACACACAAATAGTCGAATTTGTAAAAAACATGCAAGCAGACGTTGAAAAATTCTACGTAAAAGGACAATCAGCGGCTGGAACAAGAGTTCGTAAAGCTCTTAGCGAATTAAAAAAAATGTCTCAAGATATGAGAAATGAAGTTCAAGAAAAAAAATTAGAAAAGAAAGCTTAA
- a CDS encoding CapA family protein has product MKIILLSTFILSLVYWAFNPSFKEHQNLITEEKIDSTVTVSFSCVGDIMCHSTQYNSAKVDKDSFDFKPMFEFIKDYLVEKDILLGNLETVLAGKTKNYSGYPYFNTPNQFAEALKDAGFDFLFTANNHANDHGLEGIERTLAELKNVNIIPIGTKSSVDTSEIYNLFVRKGLRFSLLAYTYGTNPQNKNKNPQKNISFIDTLKIKNEIQELKKKNADVIIIYFHFGNEYDKKVSKYQKQIVNKVISYGADIILASHPHVLQQFEKFKSVNANIDTGIVTFSLGNFISNQRWRFSDGSIIFNFDVTKNIFTDSVYVSDISFLPIWIFKGKINGKKEYRILPSQNFNDTLKYNFLKTADIDSMKRSYYDNIKIFTSANNSAKIDTMKF; this is encoded by the coding sequence ATGAAAATTATCTTATTATCTACTTTTATTCTCAGTTTAGTATATTGGGCTTTTAATCCAAGCTTCAAAGAACATCAGAATTTGATAACTGAAGAAAAAATTGATTCAACGGTAACTGTTTCGTTTTCTTGCGTTGGTGATATTATGTGTCACTCGACTCAATATAATTCGGCAAAAGTGGATAAAGACAGTTTTGATTTCAAACCAATGTTTGAATTTATAAAAGATTATCTTGTTGAAAAAGATATCTTACTTGGAAATTTAGAAACCGTTCTTGCGGGTAAAACAAAAAATTATTCAGGTTATCCGTATTTTAATACGCCAAACCAATTTGCAGAAGCATTGAAAGACGCGGGATTTGATTTTTTGTTTACCGCAAATAATCACGCAAATGATCATGGATTGGAAGGAATTGAAAGAACTCTTGCAGAATTGAAAAATGTAAACATCATCCCAATCGGGACCAAATCATCCGTTGACACTTCGGAAATTTACAATCTTTTTGTGAGAAAAGGATTACGTTTTAGTCTTTTGGCATATACTTACGGAACAAATCCGCAGAATAAAAATAAAAATCCTCAAAAGAATATTAGTTTTATTGATACGCTCAAAATCAAAAATGAAATACAAGAATTAAAAAAGAAAAATGCTGATGTGATAATAATTTATTTCCATTTTGGAAATGAATATGATAAGAAAGTAAGTAAATATCAAAAACAGATTGTAAATAAAGTGATAAGCTACGGTGCAGATATTATTTTGGCAAGTCATCCGCATGTTCTGCAGCAATTCGAAAAATTTAAAAGCGTTAATGCAAATATTGACACTGGAATTGTTACATTTTCACTTGGTAATTTTATTTCTAATCAAAGATGGCGTTTTTCAGACGGCAGTATAATTTTCAATTTCGATGTAACAAAAAATATTTTCACCGATTCAGTTTATGTTTCCGATATTAGCTTTTTGCCAATTTGGATTTTTAAGGGAAAAATAAACGGTAAAAAAGAATACAGAATTTTACCGTCACAAAATTTTAATGACACATTGAAATATAATTTTTTAAAAACCGCAGATATTGATAGTATGAAAAGATCATATTATGATAACATAAAAATCTTTACATCAGCAAATAATTCTGCAAAAATCGATACAATGAAATTTTAA